The following nucleotide sequence is from Megalops cyprinoides isolate fMegCyp1 chromosome 19, fMegCyp1.pri, whole genome shotgun sequence.
GATAGATTTTTCTCAACTTCTACctttatttaataaaagtgaaaaaaatcaatagccTTATTGGACGAAAAGGAGGCTGATAAGTGGCAATGCCAGGAAGCTGAGGTGGGGGCTATTGGCaaaggaaatgaagaaaataagtgaaatacAATAACACCACAGCAATGACTCATTGTCAAAGTCACCTAAAGGGTGAAAGCCTGTGGCAGctgtcttttcttcctctcaaaAGCAGGCACTGTATGAGGGATGCTAACAGACAGGGGGAGGATGACGACTGAATGAGGAAACTCCTGTGACTAGATGCTATGTATATGTAGCTGTGTTGCTGGAAGAACACTCTTTAATGGATGttcaagcaaatgaaaaaagagctCTTAATTGTGAAAGGGATGGAGCACAGAGTGTATGGTTAGCAGAAAGGCATACTGTACCTTCAGTACAGATGTATCATCGCTGACTTGCAGACGTGTTGAGGTGGAAAGACCTTGGGACAGCACTATCATCAGAAGTCAGTTTTTCATGCAACCAACACAAAGCTCTCCTCATCCCTCCCACAGAGTGGGTCATTGCATTTCTTTACCATTCATGAATTGCCTGTTCTCAATATCTTTGAAAGATGTTGACGCACTGCAAGTCATTACTTTGGCagttttttaaactgttttacaAAACCCTTAGCACATTGTCTTTAGACTTGGGAATGAATTTGTGCATGACTTGTGCATAATTTTATTAACATGTGCTGCCATCTCTCACATCTCATAAAATATATAGCTGGAGCGCTAAATATATGACTGTTTGCACCCTAGTCTTTACCTGATATTGTTCAGTTCATGGGTGTTAATGAATCTGACTAGGTATTTTAACATCTCACTGAACTAAAATCTGAGAAGTGTCTAAGTCCCTCCCTGTGATCTGAATGtactttaaaatgttctgtGCTCAATCATGGGCTCCTCAGGAGAGGATGTTTGCCAACTTTTAGTTGTTGACAGCTGAGGACAATTTATATTCTACACAAATTTTCCTTTCTAATGATactttattttttggttttattctAAGTTTCTATTTTATTGTTCTGTCAGTTCTATTTAACACTTCCACAGCCTGAGTTTGGCTCAGATCATCAGGGAAAAAACACTCCTGGATGTTTAAGCTCATCaacatgtatttttctctttcaacaCACCTAAAGAAAAAGACACTTTTAATTTACAAGTAGCTGAAAAAAGTGgtaattaaattaatgcaaaaacaaaatggaaattagAGATGGAGAACgcttaatgtgtgtgtgtgtgtgtgtgtgtgtgtgtgtgtgtgtgtgtgtgtgtgtgtgtgtgtgagtgtgggtggggggggtgctcttCACTCCGACGAATGTGTAGTGTGGTATGATGGGATCCCTTTGTCTCAGTCTGCTTCTCCTCAGATAGGGAAAGGCAGGAGCCTGTGCATCTCCCTGCGCTTCCATGCTCGTGCGCTGCCAGAGGGAGGGCTTCACAGCTGCTGCCATATAAAAAGGGCTGCCTGAGAATCAATCAGCGCAAACCGACTCCGTGATTCCTCCTTTGCTCTccatctcttgctctctctctctctctacctccctctctctctctctgcccatccTCTCATTCTCAGTGCCATCCTCTcagtatctctctctttctctcccccgcTCCTCCTCTGGGTGAGTGTTCCTgtctcctcccactctctcctcccggctcggagtgtgtgtgagcgcttGTGGGAGCGACGGGCGAGTGTATGCgagtgcctctctctctttccctcctcgGACACTTGTCGTCTCTCCTGGGATCCTAGCGTCCCAGTCGCCAGTGGCAGGCTTCCCCCCCTCACAGCAGTCACCATTTCCGCCCCCGGGAGACCCACGCTGGCAGCGCAGCCCCTTCCCCGGCTCAGCATCGGGAGGAAGACCCTGGTGGCGGCCGCCGTGGGGGTCATGCTCGTCCTGGTGCTGGTCGTCCTCATCCCTGTGCTGGTGAGCTCCGTGGGCACGGACGCTGGGCACTACGAGATGCTGGGCACCTGCCGCATGGTGTGCGACCCTTACCTGAACAAGGGCACCACCACCAGCGCCAGCAGCATCCGGGCCGAGGCAGAGGCCCTTAGTGACCACAGCAACATGCCCCCGCCGTCCACCTTGGTGCAGGGCCCGCAGGGGAAGCCGGGGCGACCAGGCAAGCCTGGACCTCCAGGGCCTCCTGGAGAGCCAGGTCCACCAGGGCCCATGGGACCCCCGGGAGAAAGAGGGGACCCTGGTAGGACTGGGATTATGGGAATAGGGGGCAATGGAGCTATCAGCACAGCTACCTACACCACCATCCCCCGGGTGGCTTTTTATGCCGGACTCAAGAACCCCCACGAGGGCTATGAGATCCTAAAGTTCGACGACGTGGTCACCAACATGGGCAACAACTACGACGGCATCTCGGGCAAGTTCATCTGCAGCATCCCAGGCACCTACTTCTTCATCTACCATGTGCTGATGAGGGGTGGCGATGGCACCAGCATGTGGGCAGACCTCTGCAAGAACGGCCAGGTGGGTGGCACTGccatcctctctttctctctgtctctgcatgcCTTGCACTCCCTCTCCGTGGGCTGAGGTCACTCGATGTAAGGGTAACTTCTGGCGAAGCTATCCGGGGTTCTGTAATTAAATCTCAAATATGCTGAAGCATAAAGGCTCTTTCTGTGGATATATGAGCTTGTGGGGATACCAAACCGTCTGTGATGTATCTCAAAACCTCAGAGCTGAGAACTAAACCTCACACAGCTACACCAACTAATGAGTCCAGAAGGAAGGCTGTGTAATCAGCATAACACTTACCCTAATaagttactactactactaatactactactactaataatgataattattattattattattattattatacagaaGAGACAGACTCCTTTGTAAGCTagctgtttgctttattttaactttttaaagtTTAGAAACCCTTTGACTGAGTTGTAAACTTTTGTACAAGGCATTGAATGTTCCCAGTGGGAACCTGGCTGGTTACAATTATCTGAGGAATATTTAACATATAAGAAATCCAAACCATTTTGATATAATAACACATAACTGAACTCTACAGTATTTCATAGTAATGCTTACAGGTGCACTAATGTGAAATgctgataataataaatttaagaTGCAACTGTTTAAATACGCtgttctaaaaataaacaccagtCTTTTGGGATATTTAGTTTGGGAAGAGAGTTTTGACTTACTTAAATCCCATCTCTAATAGGTGGGAACTGATCGTGGGAGACAAATGAACAAAGAGACAGATTAAGAGACATATGTAGTTCAGTTGTGAGAGCTCAGTTGTGTTTCCAGCAAATAGTAATTTCCTGATTACGGTTAATACTGTTGTTGTAACGAATCAATGAAACGTTAGATTCTCTTTGAATTGTTACTGAACAACAAATAGTTGTACCCCTCCATCAACATATCACAGTATCCGCAGTAGACGCCCTGTCTGCGGTTTTCTACTGTATGTTTTCCCCCTACCATTAACTAAAGTAAGAGACATTTTGAACACACGCATCACGCATTTTGAAACCGACTATCGTTTCTTTCAGCAATCAAATCAAGATAGAATGCTGTACACTAGCACTGAACTGGGAAGCGCGCTTAGAGGTGACCGCTTTTGTTCAAATATTAGCCATAGCAGTAAAAACGGAAAAATTCGGATTACTTATATGTATATaagtatatattatatgtacagtaagaactgtaaccttgGTTCATGTCATAAATACCTTATTATATGTGTCGTGCAACGACGTGCGCTGCAGATTTGTGAGTTTatgttaatttatattaaaaactTTAATTTACGTTAATGAATCCCTGATTTGGCTGTCAATCCACTCGGAAGGAAAACTAGACTGAATAAAACAGGTGTGACAGGTGTGCTCAAAACGCTCATCTTAAAATTGTCACTGTATGTGAAACAAcattttgctgctgtttaatTATCAAGTTTAAGTCATATTCACGTTTAATATGACACATTCAGCGTGACACATATTGCATGTTCCTTAGTTTAAACATATCTTTTTAGCAACTGAATCCCTCACAACTAAAGAGGATAAAATATGTGACACAATGTTAGTCCGCGCGTATGTAATAGTTATGTAATTTGGAATCATATTTACATCgtatctgtttcatttcattggcGACTGCCATACTTCTGACAGCGTGCCCAAAACGCAATTGTTTCAACCGTAAACTGTAAAAGTATCATTCCCTTGCTGAAACGCATGCTCGACAGCGAATGCCTTCAAAGTACACCAACAGCAACCTTTGCTTTTAAGTTAATCTGTATTAATGCGAACGCACCCGTAAAATGCAGGAGGCAATTGTGAAGTTTCAAAGTGTCTGAAAGTTCGAATGAATCAGAACTATTCATCACTTTCACGAAGTCCAAAGCCGAGCGCctaacacaaataataaaatgacaaaatattgtgCCTTCCGTCTGTTCTTGCAGTGGGTATTGTATGTAttacatgtattatttaataACCTTTTAAGATAACCTATTTTTTGGTGCATGgaaagaataagaataagaatttcagtaaaggttttttttgctaattaaaataataataatttggaaTGCTGCGTGAATTTGCTTGGCACGTGATGTTATGCAGAGACATTGGATTAATACTATATTTGCAAAAGACAAACATTCAAACCTTTTGCGTTCCTGTGTGGTTTTGCTCTCATCCACCATGTGTGCTTACCGTATGCCGCTTTACAACGAACCATTTTCACACACCTTAAATGAAGCCTTAGGCTGGCTTTCTGATTTACATGGTTCCAATAGTCTCATAGCTTTTGATGGGGATCTCCCATTTTTTCTATTCGAGAGAAAGTCCCTCTTTCCTTACATCAACTGCACCAGATTTGTTTCGCCATAATTTACTGAAAACGACTTTGTTCATTggtatttatttcacagcacaaGCAACCAGGCACTCCAGGACTTGTGAGAACACCGTTGATTAATTTTTAGTAATTAAGTAAATGATTTTCCAGTTTGAAAtatacattaattatttatatataaacattacTTTTTACTTTATGAATTGCAATTTAAAGAGCTCATGTGTAAAAGCTTTCTtgtaaaattgattaaaatataaacaaaataatctgaaaaaggcaaaacaagcacaaaatgttttttgagcATCTGTAGACAAGAATTCATGTCTCCATCAAAACCACATAGTTGCGAGACAGTGCTGTTGCCTGAGCAACAGCACTACCATGAGACAGATGATATTTCTGGGAGGTAGATACAATTACAGTTGGATTTCTGCTGGACCAATTCTGTTTACGCTTTTTAACGCAGGTCATTTGAACTGTCACTTCAAGTGCCCTTATACAGTTCAGTGTGTGGCATATGTTGCAAGATACACTTTGCTCATGATACAGTACACTAGCCTAAACATCTGAACTTTTTGATGTTATCACATTACACCTACCTCACACCTCTTTGTGAACCTTTAATAAGAGCTATGATTTGTCTGAGCTTCATTACAGTTACCAGCAGTAGAAAATCACTGGTCCAAATCAGGCTTTAGTTaattgtatgtgtctgtatatgtgagCGGGTGCTACCATGAGATTTTATATTAAGATACTGTGAGGATTAAAGATTATAAGAGGTGTGCCTTGTTACTTCTTAACACTGACAGGTAACAAAGGTCAAACATGAAACATGGTcatgaaacaaaattttcactCACAATTTTCTGCAGAATTCCCTACACtctttcagttttctttgaCCAAtccaagataaaaaaaaaactgtgcagtgTATAGTAAAAATGCAAGAAGCATAGGAATGGTTCCTTAGAAACTACATTTACACGGGCCATTAAAAAGTGTTGACACAATATAGAGGAACCACATACGGACATATGTTGCTATAAAATTCCTTCTGTTTGTGCTTACTTTTGTTCCCAAATAAGACTATGGAGGAGATATTTAGGTTATGCACAGGCCCACACATCACTCTTGGGAGGGCTAATGTTTACAAATCATTAACTGTTTTGCTAATTAAATGTAATTCCTGCAAAGTGCAAAGCGCTGGCAGGGAAGATGCACAGTAATGACTATTTAGGGCCTGTTACAGCAGCAAGATGAGGCAGATGGACACTGTGTTTGTGGGTTATGGAGGGTTTAAAGGCCCCCCGCTCCATAATTGTCAGTGATGACAATAAATGTTGTGGGACTTGCCATGTGTCATTGATGAACAGCGAGAAAAAAGCCAATGGCCTTTAGAAGCGCAGCGCATTCCTCATTCTTTGAGGAGTGAAGGATGGGACACTGCACAGGGAGCTGGGGGCAGGGATATACACAATGCAGGTGTTTCATCATCCTCAGAGCTGCGGCATTCAAAGCCTCCGGCCCTTTTACATTTCGCCTCCACCCTTTACAGCTTTAGAGGTCCTCCTACATCAGCACGCGTGTGAACGTTTTCTCTAATGCTGAGTGAAATGACATTCACAAAATCTTCCCTGATAACCTTGACGGGTCTACGGCATCATTGGACCCCACTGGCATCTATGTGTTGATAGTGTACCAAACTTTTGCCCCTCAGGTTTCTTCCCCTGGACTCATTTTTGTCAGCTGCAAAATATTTCAGGGAAGTCCTGTTGTCCCTCTTGTCCACCTCCCCATTCTGAGTTGGACAGCCCAGGAGACAGAGGCAATATAATAAAGTCAAATCCAGTTCTGTGCACCTGGGAAAATCAAAGCTTCTGTTGAGACAGAGtgtatttaattgtaattaaaaactTTGAACCGGATCCAGAATCTGTTTGTGTTCCTTTTTAAGTTcctttttaatattgttattaatcTGAAAACCGTTTCAGACTTAATTAAAACCGATGACT
It contains:
- the LOC118794750 gene encoding C1q-related factor-like, with amino-acid sequence MLVLVLVVLIPVLVSSVGTDAGHYEMLGTCRMVCDPYLNKGTTTSASSIRAEAEALSDHSNMPPPSTLVQGPQGKPGRPGKPGPPGPPGEPGPPGPMGPPGERGDPGRTGIMGIGGNGAISTATYTTIPRVAFYAGLKNPHEGYEILKFDDVVTNMGNNYDGISGKFICSIPGTYFFIYHVLMRGGDGTSMWADLCKNGQVRASAIAQDADQNYDYASNSVILHLDAGDEVYIKLDGGKAHGGNNNKYSTFSGFILYAD